TATAGTGGGATCAAATATGGCAGAAAAATAAGGCATAGCTTCCTTTACTTTAAACCATTCTTGAACTGAAATATATCTTGAAATATCATCGGTTCTAAAGGCCTTCTTACGAACAAGTGAAGATGCCCCATCTGCACCAACTAATATTTTTGCCTTTTCAGTATATTCTTTCTTGGTATTACTATCATATATCTTTATATTAAAGTAATTATCGTTTTTATCAAAATCTTTCAAAATACAACCATTTCTAATATCCACTTCTGATGGTACTAAAGATAACAACCATTTATCAAATTTTTCCCTGTCTAAGTTAAAGTAAAATCTTTGGTAAAACCTTTCGATTTTATTATATAAGTCAATAGTTCTTACTACAAAGATTTGTGGGTCAACCATTACATCCTTTGGTATCCCAAGACCTAATTTTGCAAGTATCTTCTGTGCATCTGGTGCCAGTAGACCACCACAACATTTTTCATATGATTTGTGTGAATATTCTTGTGTAAAATGTCTTTTGTCTATTAATAAAACTTTATATTTTTTACCTATAAGCCTTGCAAGTGTAGAGCCAGCAGGACCACTGCCAACAATAGCTATATCATACATCTCTGACTTCCCCATTTCAGTTTTTATAATTATAACACATTATAAATAAACATTGTAAATATCAATCTTGAATGCCAAAAAGGTCTTTTTAATTGTTTATTTTTTATTAAACTAAAACATTTAGTCCTTTCTTTGAGTATTCTTTATTATTTGCTTTACCTCTTTCATCTTTAGTGAACTCTATCTTTTCATCTTCTTCACTTTTGTTATACTGGTGTTTTTCATCTTCAGTATTCAATGTCTTTTGAATATCTTTACTTTTATTTAATATCTCTTTCTCTATGTTACCTATCCTTGTCTCAAGTTTATTAGCCTTCACTAATTTTTCACTGCTACTATTCCCACGACTGCCATCTAATTTAGCCTCTATTCTTAAAATATTTGCCCTGCCTGATAAATTCTCACTAACCCCTCTGAGATTTTTTAATTGAGAATAATCTGTATCTGATTTAATTAAATTTAAGGTGTTATCAATTTTAATATTACCTTTATCTTTTCTATTTACTTCATTATCCGCATTTGCCTTTTTCTTGTTAGCTTTCTTTTGTGGTTTTATCTTTTCCAATCGTTTTTGCTGTATTTGCACCTTTATTTGTTCTATTTGTTCATTTAAAGGCTTTATAAGCTCCTCCTTTATTTTTTTAGAGCTGTCCCCCTCTTTAATCTTTTGTATTCTCTCTTGTAATCTCGTTCTTTGCTGCTCTAGCATTTTTATTTGTTTGTCCATCGGACTATTAATATTTGATAGATTATTATTAGTTTTTATGGAGAATATTCTCATTTTTTATACCTCTTTTCTACAGATAATTTTTAAGCCTAAATTTATCTTTATGAAATTATATCTATATTAATGTTCGGCATATATATTCAAAATGTTTAGCTAATTTATCTAAAAATACAGATTTTTACTGCACACTACTGTTTACTTATTTAACAAATATATTTGTACATAACAATAAAAGGTCAATCTATATTAGTATAGTTTGACCCTTTTATCCTACCTTTCTAGTTAACAGGAGCCTCTCCAAAACTTTCATTTGTATAGTCTTCTATCTCAGTCATTGGTACAGATACCTCTACAAATTCCTTTGCACTATCATCTAGTGGCATATAATAGAATACCACATTATCATCTTTAAAATATATCCTTATACCCTCTGCTTCCAATCCATTTTCCATTCCCATATCTTTTAACTTTTCATCTAATATCTCTTTAACTTTATCTTCTTTATCTTCTTTTATAAAATTATCATACTCAATCTCATTGGAAGATATCACATCTAGATTAACACTATCTAATATATTAATATCTCCTATACCTTCCATATTGGCACTTCCTCTAAATATAACACTCAATATATCATCATCCATCTTACCTATTTCATAGTCTATACTTACATTTGAATAAGATGTGCTATCAGAGTATATATCTGCTATCTCTTTTAAGCTTTGATTCATATATCCCATAAGAAGTTCTCCTGGATAGTCTACTACCTCTGGATAGAAAATCTCTATGTTTTTATCTTTTACCTCCACCGATTCCTTTGAAATATCGTATTTAACATCCTCAACTGATACATTGCTTTCTGTATTTTCAGCATCTTGGTCATCACTACTTTGTTGAGAGCCTTGACCACATCCTGCTAACAAGACCATCAATGCCAATAATAAAAATATAATATTTTTTCTCAATTTCATTTTTATACCTCCATATATTTAAATATTTTATACAGTATATATTATAAATAAACTTATCTTTAAAGTCATTACAACAACTTTACAAAATATTCATTAAAAATTACAAATACGTTAAATATTGTTACAATACTTTCATCCAATGAATAACCAAAAGATAGACAATATATAGAATTAATCTCTACTTCATCTATCTTTTTATAATATCTTGTAACTCTCCATTTACTATATATAAAAGATCATTAATATTCAATTCTATTTGAATGCCTATTTTGCCAGCACTAATTATAATTTCTTTTATTGTCTGAGCACTTATATCTATAAATGTCTTATAATCTTTTTTCATTCCTATTGGAGAACATCCACCTCTAATATATCCTGTAAGCCTTTGTATATTCTTCACAGGAATCATTTCTATCTTCTTTTCACCAGTTATTCTTGCTGCCTTCTTCAAATCTAATTCCTCTTTAACCGGTATCACAAATACATATATTTCACCAGTTGTTCCTTCAGTTACAAGGGTCTTATATACCTTCTCAGGCTCTTTACCTATTTTTTGTGCTACTGATATGCCGTCAATTTTCCCATCTTTTTTATCATATGTAGATGTATCGTATAAAATATTCTTAGCATCTAATATTCTCATAGCATTAGTCTTAGAATTTGCCATAAAAAAACCTCCATTTATAATGTATAGATATTCTTAGATTATATCATAAAGATACTAATTATCTTAAATGCCTAAATATAAAACCCATCAGTATAAATCCTCCTATCAATATCGCCTTATAGGGTTGTAAAGTTTCAATGAGTATTCCCGATATAATAAATGAAATAGGAGATACTATTTTTACCATAGTTATAAATAAGCTCATAACTCTGCCCCTATACTTATCAACTACATGCCTTTGTAATATCAATAAAAGAGGTATATCTATGAATGATATTATTAATCCCAATACTAACATAATACAGCTATAATATATCAGTATATGCTTTATTTTATATATTAAATTTAAAGGTAATACTGGAACAGAGCTTAAAATTATTATAATTAAAATACCATTAATTGATAATTTCATCATATAACCATAGCCTTTTGTTGGCTCAAACCTGTTTATCAATATGGCACCAATTATCATACCCAAAGGCATAAAACCCTGTACTATTCCAAAGTATTTAGAATCAAGTTTAAATATATTAGTTAATACATAAGGTATAGGTATGAATATAGATAATCCCAATGAAAAATTTATGAATAATAGTTTGATAAAAGCCGACATCAATGCTTCACTTTTTATCAGATGATTAAATCCTGTTTTTATATCATTTATTAAATTCATCTCCATTGAATCCTCATCTTTTTTATAGACTCTAAAATCAATAAATCCTTCCAATATAGCAGATATAATAAATGATATGCCATTCATTAGTATAAAAATTTTCATATCAATAATATAAAATAACATCCCCCCTAATACAGGCCCTAATATGGTTGATATAGATTCTATTATTTTACTTATGGAATTTATTCTCAATAAATTTTCCTCTGTAACCATATTTGGTTTTGCTGCCTCAATAGAAATATTAAATACTGTAGCAATTGCCGTGGTCATAAATGTACTGACATAAATCATCCATACCTTTAGATTATATTTGCATGATATAAAATATAAAAGTACCAATAACACTCCATTTAATATATCCATAGAAATCACCAATACTTTTCTGTCCAACCTATCTGACAATATCCCTGCCAATGGCCCTATAAGTATCAAAGGTACTGACCCTAATACTAATGTAGTAGCAAATGACAGTCCTGAATTTGTAACCCTCAAAATATATAGTCCTATTACAAATGTATATAGTGATGACCCCATAAGGGATATAGTTTTACCTATTGTAAACAATAAAATATTTGAAAAATCCCTTTTACATTTCTTCATAAAATTACCCCCTATCCGTTAATTCCATTATAGATAGTGGGGTATAGACCATATAAAGCATATAAATATATATTTTTTCTATAAGAATACAGAAGAATGTGAGGTTAACACTATCTTTTCCCCAAAATTATATAAGTATATACCCTTTCTCCTTCTGCAAAATAATTTTCATATTTTCCACCTCTTCTAACTGTATCTCCTATTTTCTGATATATTATTTTATAATTTAATTTTTCTATTTCTTGATTAATATTTTTTAAAATAAAATTCTTTCTATATTTAGTCTCTATCAAACTATTGAAATTAAACTTATCAAATAATATATACGCCCCAATCAAATAACTATCTTTCTTGACCAGTTTATCTATTGAATGTAGTAAGAAGTCTTCATGATCAAAGCTATAATTACTAGTACCTGAATAATCTATTATTACATCTAAAGACCTATTAGCTATAGGCATATTTAAAAAGTCACCATTTATAAATGATATATTTTTTTTCACACTAGATTGCTCCAAAACACTCTTTAGAAATCTTTGACTATTTATATCTTTATCTACTGATATATATGTAGACTGGCTAGGTAAATCATTGTATATATATCTAAGTAAAAAACCTATTCCCGTACCCAACTCCAGTATAATTTTGTTTTCTAGTTGTGTAAAATCTATCTTCCTATGTGTCCATTCCAAACCCTTATATACATTTTCTAGATATTCTAATGCTGTATAATCCATATATTCTTTTATTATATCTAAATTTCCATTATATTTATTGTGACCCTTTATTTCTTCTGTAAACAATATTCCATCTTCAATCTTATAAATATTGGAACAATTTCTGCACTGGATAACTCCATTTATAATCTGATTATCATATATTTCTCCCTTATGTAATACCACTTTTCCTCCACATTTTATGCATTTGATATTACTAATAATATTTAAACTTACTCCTATCTTAAATTTTTCATGTCTATAATCAATAGATAGTTCTTCAATCTTTTTTTCCAATTTTATTTTTGCCATGTTTAATTCCCTAATCTTGTTTTTTATATCATTATATTTATCTTCAAAAAATGACTTTCGATATGCCCTCTCTTGTACATAGTTTAATTTACCCAATCTTTTAAACATAAAAATAGATTTGATTTCATTTAACGTAAATCCCATATCCTTAAACTCTACTATCCCTTTAAAATCTTCTTGGCACCTATCATCAAAATCATAGTGTCCCCCCAATTTCTCTGGTATTATAAGTCCCAAATCCATATAATGTCTTATGGTGTCTATGGTCACATTATTTTTTGAAGCAAATTTCCCTATCTTCATATTTTCTCCCCTTTAACAATTGATATAAGTGAACTATAAATATATAGAATTTACTATTACTATATATTCTTTAATGTCCTTTAGATTACCTGTATATTTATAATTTAAAAACAAGAGCCAACTCATGTAATGTAACTTAGTTAGCCCTTGCTTTTTTATATTTGTATCTATTTAATATTCATAGCCTTAAATATAACTGTTGCTGCTTGGGATCTCGTAGCTTTGTCTTTTGGTCTTACTGTGTTATCCGTATATCCGGTTATTATCCCTTTTTCTATTACTCTTTCCATTGCTTCTTCTGCCCAGTTTGATATTTCTTTACTGTCTTTGAATTTTCTTTTGATTTCTGTGTTTTCTAGTTTGGCTGCCTTTGCTATTATTACTGCCATTTGTTCTCTTGTTATGTTTTCGTCTGGCCTAAATCTTTCGTCTTTGTATCCTAATACTATTCCATGATAGGATGCTGTGGATATTATATCCTTTGCCCAATGTCCCTTTGTATCTTTGAATTCTATTCCTGGTTTTGCTTCTAAATCTAATGCTTTTACTAATACTGCTATAAATTCTGATCTTGTTATATTTTTATTGGGTTTGAATGTACTGTCTATATATCCTTTTATTGCTCCTTCTTCCATTAATGCTTTGATATATTTTTCTGCCCAATGTCCTTTTATATCTGTTAGGTTTATTTTTTGTTTTTGTTGTATTTCTATGTTTTCTGTTTCTTTTTCTGCTTCCTCTGTAGCTAGTACTGCAAATTTTGTAAAGTGCTCTACTTCTCCTGTTACTTTTCCTTTTTTGTAGTCTACTTTTACATTGTCTAATTCTTTCCACTGTTCTTTTTTCTCGTCGTAATAGTATATGCTTATTTTTTCTTTACCTGCTTTTTCTTTGTCAAATGTCATTTCTATTATTACTGATTTGTCAAACTTTCCTTTTTTGTCTTTTGTTATTTCTAGTACTTTACTTATTATCTTTTGTCTTTTTTCTGTCTTTAGTTTTGATGTGTTTGTTACTTTTGATATTTTTACATATATATTTTTGTCTATTGCTGTTTTTGGTATTTTTATTGTTGTTCCGTGCTTTTCTACTGTTCCTCCTTTGGTGGAGCTTATTTTTTCTCCGCTAGGTTTAGAATTACTTCTTCCAGAACTGCTTCTTCCAGATGATGAACCACTATTATCGTCTTCTTCTTTTTTGTATGTTATTGTATAAGTTTCTTTTACTTTATTCCCTACACTATCTACTGCATTTATTTCTATTGTATTTTTCCCTTCTACTAAGATTATTTTGTATTTCCCTTCTATTCCTTCTATTCCTTCTCCGTTTAATTTTACTTCTGGTATTATTTCTCCATCTAAATTGTCTTTTACACTTATGCTAAATTCAAATATCTCTTTCTTTACTGTTTTATTTACTAAATTTGTTTCTATTTCTGGCGCCCTATCATCATTTTCTATTAATTCAGACCAAATTGGTTTTCTATATTTCATGCCATCTAATACATAAAACCACACTATTTTGTCTCCAGATTTCACTGCTAACTTATCAGAATAAATATCAGGTACTTCATCGTTTACGGAATACATCCAACCTCCCATGCCTTTATTTTCTATTCCATATATAGATGTAACCATAACCCCTGACATTTTATATTCATCAGTAGTAGCCTGTAGTGCACCCAAAGCCGTCAGACCTGCTTTATGTTGTTTAGTATTGATTGTGACTTTCTTCGGATTAGACTTTATATCATATTCTTCTCCTTGCTCTGTAATTATAGCAGTATATACATCAAGTGTCTCCTTTATTTGCTCTATAATCTCTATTTTAATTGTTCCGAAGATATCTTCATTTTCTACTAAAATAGCTTTTATTTCTACTGTTCCCCTTGCTACTGGTATAACTTCACCACTTTTAATATCTACTGTCGCAATTTTTTTATTAGAACTCTCCCATTTTATTTCTTTTCCTTCTATAATCTCTCCTTGATCATCCAATACCTTTGCAGTTAATTTTGTAGTTTCTTCTAAATCTATCTTTTCTATATTAGGTTCAATCTTTATTTCTCCTATATTGCTATTAGTTACACTTATAGTTACTTTGTCTTGTATATCCGTATCTCTTACCCTTGCTATAATATCTACTTGTCCAATACCATTAGTCTTTACAAAACCGTTATCAACAGAAGCTATATCTTCATTTAAACTTATCCATTCCATTTTGGCATTTTCTAATGTATTATTTTCTTTGTCATATACTATTGCTTTTAATTGAACTGTTTTTCCTAAATATATTATAGGGTTTTTCGATTGAATTATTTCAATCTTTTTTGCTTCTCCTTCTTCTTCATATTCAAGTGCCAATATCTTAAACATAGATTCATTATTATATAAGTCAACTAATGCTGCAAATACTGTATATGTAGAACCATAGTATGCAAATTCATCATCTTCACCTTTAGAATAACCACTTAATTCAGGTCTATTTTGGCGAATTATTTTACTCTTCAACAATGCATCTACCATCGTGTTCCCATTTTTAATCCACTCTTTTGAATATAGTGGATTAATATCATTAGCAATAAGGGCTTGGATTATCCTTCCAGTAGCTAATGTACTATTTTTACCTTGCTTCCAACCTTCTTTTATATCGAAACCACCATCTTCATTTTGCTTTTCTTTAAGGAAACTGATGAGTCTATCTACCTCTTCTTCGACTCCATCTATATCTTTATGTTTTGCTAATGCAGTAAGAACTAGTGCTTCCGTATGAACCTCTGTATAGGTATGAGAATCTTTTGCATGTACCATTTCAATCAATCTATTTATAGCAGAAACTTCATCATATTTTGCTCCTGCCATATCTAATGCCATAATGGACATGGCTAATACTTCAATGGAATTCCTATCACCACGTTTACTTGTTTTTAATATAAACTCGCCTTTATTTTCTCCATCCATAACTTGAGAAGATTTCAACTCATAAACATAATTTCTGACCTCATCTTCGCTTATTACATCATGTCTAGGATCTAAATTTGAACCTATAAGAGAAATTATAGTCTTTGATATTTGCCAAGCACTATCTGTTTTTGTATATCTGAAAATATGATTTTGTAATAAATCTATGTCCATTCCCACCAAATTAGCCGCTGGTGCTGCTACAAATTCAAATTGTCTTTTAAAAACATAATGTTCTTTTAAAAATTCTATTTCCTCATTTAAAATATTTTGTATCTCTTCATTGTTTCCAATATCATGATACATAGAAGTTTCCATGTATACATCTGCCAATGCTGCAAATCCAGTTTCAGTGCATTTAAAATCTGAAAATATTTGTTCTTCTGGAGTGCCCTCAGGGTTCTCATTATATTCAAATCCTCCATCTTCAATCTGACGATCTAACAATACTTCAATCATCGTATGACCATTTTTTACCCATGTAGACGGGTCTATATCATTTGCAATCAACGCCTGAAGTACTGTACCAATAGCAAATGGGTTATTCTCATACCCACTATGGTTAAATCCTCCATCTCCATTTTGTTGTAATCTTATATATTTTAATACTTTATCTATAGCCGTTTGAACTCCAGCTATATCCTTATGTCTAGATAATGCCGTTATTGCCAATGCCTTTGTTTCTACTTCTGTATAAAGCCCATCTTTTTCATATTTACTATCTCCTAACATTTCCAAAAGTCTATTTACAGCTTGTTTTTCATCATATCTCCCATTGGCCATATCTAATGCCATTATTGAAAGAGATTGACTTACAATGCTATCTTTATATCCTGTCTCATTAACTATAAATTCTCCATTTTTCCTCTGACTGTCAACAAGTAATTTAACATAATTATTATATTTTATATTTCCATCACTATCTTTAATTAAATAACATTTTGGGTTTTCTCCTGCCCCAACTATTTCCATAATATTTTTTGCATAATGAATAGCATAATCTTTAGTATATAACCTCAAATTGTCTTTCACTTGCAATTTTTCTACATTGAAATCATCTCTTATATGTTCTACTGATAAAGTTGCCATATAGTCAAAAGAATTATGTTTTTCATAAAAATCAATTAACTTGTTTAAAGCTGCTTTGACTCTAAGACTTATATCTTCAGCATTTTTAATTATTATGGTTTTTTCATCAAATATTTTATTATTATCTTTCAACTCAACCTTTATATCAATTTCCCCAGCCTTTAATCCTATTGCAACTCCATTCTCAACCTTCAATACTGATGGGTCCGAAGATGTCCAAATTAATTCTATATCTTTAATTAAATTATCATCCTTATCATATACATTAGCCTCAATTTGTAGTTCTTCTCCTATAAGGATTTCTTGTTTTTCTAGTTCTATATTCACCTTTTCTGGTGGACTAGTTACAACATATTTTAATTGATGATACATAGATTTACCATTGTATAAATCGGCTAATGCTGCTAAAGCATATTGAGTTGTACTGTATCCTGCAGAACTATTTTCAGGTTTAAGTTTAAATCTATTACCTCTTTTACAAGCTAATATACCATCAAGCAATGTTATCTTATTTCCATATTTATCATATTGTACCCATTTATCTGCTAAAGGATCTTCTCCTAAAGCAATTATGCCTTGAACAATTAAAGATGTATCTTCACAATTTTCTATCAAACCATTATGTCCCTGTACACTTTTAAAATACATCTTTATACCATCAATTATAGCTTTTACGCCTTCAAAATCTTGATAATTTGATAATGCTATAAGCGTCCAAGCTGTAGCAGCATTATCTGGTGATGAATAAGATTTTGCATAATACTTATCCTCATCTTTGTTTAATTTACCTAAAAGTGCTTTTATAGCTGCTTCTTTACTATATTCTGCTCCACTCATATCAAGGGCCACTATAGCTTTAGCAATATATCCTATATCACTTTCTTTATAAAACTCTGGTTTTGCTACTGTTATAAGAGAAATATAGTCCTTATCATTATAGTCTTTAGGCTCTTCTCCAGCAGCTATTAGATTCATTATATTTCTTCCATTATTATGAAGATTGCTACTTCCATATATATTTATGTTTTTAACTATTTCAGATACTTCAACTCCAGCATGTCTTAATCCCAATGAAGTAATAAAATCATAATTATCCTTAGTCTTAAAATATTCTTTAACTTCATCTATAGTTTCTTTTATTTTATCTTCATCGCTCTTTCCTATAAATATATCAAGTTTAACATCCGAAGATATATATCCATTAGAGCCTTTAGATGCCTTGCCTGTAATAGTTACTTGTCCCTCATCTAATGCAGTAAGTATACTATTTTCATCTACCTTTGCACATTCCTCTGGAGTAATAGTCCATTCAATATTTGAGTTTTCTATGATTTCATCATCTACATCATATACAACAGCGTTTATTTTAACTTTTTCCCCTACTTTTATTTCAGATAGATTATCATCTATAGATACTTCTATTTTATTTGGGACTACTGGTATAACATCAATTGCTATTGTTTCCTTAATATCAAAATCTTTTATTTGAACTGTAATATTAGCTGTACCAGGTGCAATTCCCTTAACTAAACCTGTTTTTGGATCTATTTCTACAACAGATAGATTATCAGAGTTCCAAACAAATTCTTGTTTAGGTACAAAATTTCCGTTGTTATCATAAGTCTTAGCCTTAAGTTGTAATGATTTCCCTGATTTTACTTTTTTCTTATCATCTTCTGACGATATCTCTACTTTCACAGGTTCTCCAACTTCTATCTTCAATTCTTCATAAGTGGAATTATATTTATTAGCATCTATATTTGCAATAAATGCCAATACAGTTGCCTCATCATCAGTATAACTACTACTAATAGAATTTTTAAATTCATTTCCTAATTTATATGATAGTAATGATTCTATCATGGAAACACTATTGCCATATTTATCTTTCTGTAACCAATTGTCCGCTGTTATATCTTCACCCATTGCTACTAATGCCTGTATTGTATAGGAGATTGTATTTGACTGTGTTTTTTCATTCCATTCACTTGCCTGTTGTTTTAGATAATTTTTCCCTTTTTCAAGTAATTTAGCCACTCCTTCTTCATTTTCATAATTCGAAAGAGCTATGAGAGATATTGCAGTTCTCTCAATATGAGGTTTATTTGACCATGATGAATAAACTACATATGCACTATCCCCATCAATATAAAACGTATCCATTAATGCCCTAACTGCATTAGTACTATTATAGTAAGCCCCAGCCATATCTAATGCAATTACTGAATTTGCAATATAATCAGCTTGTTTTTCATCACTTTCATGATAATAATATCCACTGGGATAAAAATAACCTTCTTCTGTCTGAGCATTGGCTAAATAGCTAACTAGATCTTTCCCATTATAATCTCTTGGATCTTGACCTGCTGCTATTAATCCCATTATAG
Above is a window of Clostridiisalibacter paucivorans DSM 22131 DNA encoding:
- a CDS encoding S-layer homology domain-containing protein, translating into MKKYTKIVSILLVFTLLMTSLGTGLFSISVVRAEKLESEFCLDKTEVTTGETVTESVYQSGYKGNKEVETEKPIKLTVAPDQTLQQRTQKVIDELKDYYKDKSKYDYLEALAANRVEIDNTIIKDKLDIKEPNFDTGWNGSESEDYAKAIMGLIAAGQDPRDYNGKDLVSYLANAQTEEGYFYPSGYYYHESDEKQADYIANSVIALDMAGAYYNSTNAVRALMDTFYIDGDSAYVVYSSWSNKPHIERTAISLIALSNYENEEGVAKLLEKGKNYLKQQASEWNEKTQSNTISYTIQALVAMGEDITADNWLQKDKYGNSVSMIESLLSYKLGNEFKNSISSSYTDDEATVLAFIANIDANKYNSTYEELKIEVGEPVKVEISSEDDKKKVKSGKSLQLKAKTYDNNGNFVPKQEFVWNSDNLSVVEIDPKTGLVKGIAPGTANITVQIKDFDIKETIAIDVIPVVPNKIEVSIDDNLSEIKVGEKVKINAVVYDVDDEIIENSNIEWTITPEECAKVDENSILTALDEGQVTITGKASKGSNGYISSDVKLDIFIGKSDEDKIKETIDEVKEYFKTKDNYDFITSLGLRHAGVEVSEIVKNINIYGSSNLHNNGRNIMNLIAAGEEPKDYNDKDYISLITVAKPEFYKESDIGYIAKAIVALDMSGAEYSKEAAIKALLGKLNKDEDKYYAKSYSSPDNAATAWTLIALSNYQDFEGVKAIIDGIKMYFKSVQGHNGLIENCEDTSLIVQGIIALGEDPLADKWVQYDKYGNKITLLDGILACKRGNRFKLKPENSSAGYSTTQYALAALADLYNGKSMYHQLKYVVTSPPEKVNIELEKQEILIGEELQIEANVYDKDDNLIKDIELIWTSSDPSVLKVENGVAIGLKAGEIDIKVELKDNNKIFDEKTIIIKNAEDISLRVKAALNKLIDFYEKHNSFDYMATLSVEHIRDDFNVEKLQVKDNLRLYTKDYAIHYAKNIMEIVGAGENPKCYLIKDSDGNIKYNNYVKLLVDSQRKNGEFIVNETGYKDSIVSQSLSIMALDMANGRYDEKQAVNRLLEMLGDSKYEKDGLYTEVETKALAITALSRHKDIAGVQTAIDKVLKYIRLQQNGDGGFNHSGYENNPFAIGTVLQALIANDIDPSTWVKNGHTMIEVLLDRQIEDGGFEYNENPEGTPEEQIFSDFKCTETGFAALADVYMETSMYHDIGNNEEIQNILNEEIEFLKEHYVFKRQFEFVAAPAANLVGMDIDLLQNHIFRYTKTDSAWQISKTIISLIGSNLDPRHDVISEDEVRNYVYELKSSQVMDGENKGEFILKTSKRGDRNSIEVLAMSIMALDMAGAKYDEVSAINRLIEMVHAKDSHTYTEVHTEALVLTALAKHKDIDGVEEEVDRLISFLKEKQNEDGGFDIKEGWKQGKNSTLATGRIIQALIANDINPLYSKEWIKNGNTMVDALLKSKIIRQNRPELSGYSKGEDDEFAYYGSTYTVFAALVDLYNNESMFKILALEYEEEGEAKKIEIIQSKNPIIYLGKTVQLKAIVYDKENNTLENAKMEWISLNEDIASVDNGFVKTNGIGQVDIIARVRDTDIQDKVTISVTNSNIGEIKIEPNIEKIDLEETTKLTAKVLDDQGEIIEGKEIKWESSNKKIATVDIKSGEVIPVARGTVEIKAILVENEDIFGTIKIEIIEQIKETLDVYTAIITEQGEEYDIKSNPKKVTINTKQHKAGLTALGALQATTDEYKMSGVMVTSIYGIENKGMGGWMYSVNDEVPDIYSDKLAVKSGDKIVWFYVLDGMKYRKPIWSELIENDDRAPEIETNLVNKTVKKEIFEFSISVKDNLDGEIIPEVKLNGEGIEGIEGKYKIILVEGKNTIEINAVDSVGNKVKETYTITYKKEEDDNSGSSSGRSSSGRSNSKPSGEKISSTKGGTVEKHGTTIKIPKTAIDKNIYVKISKVTNTSKLKTEKRQKIISKVLEITKDKKGKFDKSVIIEMTFDKEKAGKEKISIYYYDEKKEQWKELDNVKVDYKKGKVTGEVEHFTKFAVLATEEAEKETENIEIQQKQKINLTDIKGHWAEKYIKALMEEGAIKGYIDSTFKPNKNITRSEFIAVLVKALDLEAKPGIEFKDTKGHWAKDIISTASYHGIVLGYKDERFRPDENITREQMAVIIAKAAKLENTEIKRKFKDSKEISNWAEEAMERVIEKGIITGYTDNTVRPKDKATRSQAATVIFKAMNIK